The DNA sequence CCACCGTTGCGCGGTTATGGGTAATGATTATCACTTGGGTCTTTTCGGTCATCCGTTTGAGGTAGTCGGCAAAACGGCTGACATTGGCGTCGTCCAGGGGGGCATCGATTTCGTCCAGAAAACAGAAGGGAGCGGGTTTCACCCGGTAGAAGGCGAAGAGGAGTGAGATCGCCAGCAGTGCCTTTTCGCCGTCCGAAAGCTGCTCCAGCCGTTTCGGATTTTTCCCCCGGGGGCGGGCAATGATGGCGATTTCAGACTGGAGCGGGTCCGCATCATTAACCAGAACCAGATCGGCATCCCCTTCCAGAAACAGTTCCCGGAAGACCTGCTGAAAATGAAGCCGGACTTCCCGGTAGGTATTGAGAAACTGTTCCCGGGCGTGCCGGTCAATTTCCTTTAATGACTCTTCCAGATTCTGTTTTGCCTGCAGGACATCGTCCCGCTGGAAGAGCAGGCGTTCAAGGTCCTTTTTTTCCTGTTCATACTCTTCTGCTGCCAGTGGATTTACCGGACCCAGGGCGGCAAGCCGGCGACGAATTTCCTCCAGCCGGTTCAGTTCATCGGCTGATTCTGCCGGTGCCGGACTGAACTGGCTGAGATCGGCACCCAGGGATTTGGCCTCATCAAGCAGGGCACGGACTCGGGTTTCCAGTTCGGCGCGCTGGAGCCGGTATTCCAGAAGCCGGTTCTGGTTATTCTGTTGCTGGTTCCGTAACTCGGCAATGTTTTTTTCCAGTTCGGCGGTGGCTGCGGAAACATCGTCAAGGTTGAAGCGGGCATAACTCTGCTCGGCTTCGGCAAGCTGCGCCTGGAGCTGATTGATGGCAGTGTTTAACTGCTCGCGGCGGTCCTTCAGCTGCTGCTGGCGTTCGTGATGGCGGGTCATGGTGGCGGTAATTTCCCTGATCCGCCGGGATTTGTCCTCAATGGACTGTTTGATATGGCTCATTTCGGTTTCCAGATGCCGGACCCGGGCCCGTTGTTCTGCCAGCTGAGCCAGCAGTTCGGATGCGGCCTTCAGTTCGTTTTTAACCTGCTGTTCGGCGGTGTTTGACCGCTGTTCCAGCCCGGCGAGTTTCTGTTCGGACTGCTCAATCGCGGTGCGGAGTGCGGTCAGCTCCTGCTGATGTTCTGCCAACGCAGTGGTTATGGAGCCGGTTAATCCGTTCAGCCGGCGGATTTCCGCATTCAGGCGTTCGTATTCCCGCTGCAGTTCCGCGGCAACACCGGCAGTGGTGCTCAGCCGGGATTCCAGAGCATAAAATTCTCTTTCTGTCAAGCGAAGTTCACTTTCTGCCTGGTCCAGCTGAGCCTGCAACTGGAGGCGCTGTTCGTTGAGGTGGGCAGCGGTCTTTTCAATCGCTGCAAGCCGTTCATTGAGTGCGGCAGTGCTGTGCTCGAGTTCCCGGATTCTGCTCAGGATGACCATACTGCCTGCCTGTTCACCGGCAAGCACGAGCCGGCCGTTACCGAGATAGGCATAGCCGTCAGCGGTGACGAAACGGGACGCCGGATACTTTTCAATCATTGACCCGAGAGATTCACTGTTGCGGAGGGCAGCAAAAGATTCCAGCAGTGACCGCAGCAGGGCAGGGGCACCGGTACGGAGTCGGACAAACTGGTGGAGCGTGCCGATGATCGCCGGATCCGCGGGGGGCGGGCTTTCGGGTACAGGTGCGGTCGCCAGTGAGTTTATGAGCAGGCCGAAACGCTCAGTCGGGAAGCGGTCAAGAAGCCGCTTCAGTTCCGCCGGTTGAATTGTCTCGGTGTTCAGGAAGTCGAGCAAAAAGTTGAATGCTGCCTCGCAGGCACGTTCCCAGCCCGGGTCCGGTTCGAGCCAGTCGCTCACCGGAGTAACATCGCCCAGTATTTCCCTTGCGCCCGCCAGCACCGAGCGGGCAACCCGGGTTTCGAGCCGGGCAATCTGGGCAGCGTTACCGGTCCTCTGCTCCTCGAGGTGGCGTTGTTCCCGCCCGAGCTCTGCCAGTTGCCGTTCAATGGCAGCGAGTTCCTGCTGCCGGAGTGTTGACTGCTGTCGCTGGTAGTCGAGCTGATTTTTTAAGTGCTCGAATTCACTCTGCAGTGTGTTGCGGTCCGTTTCTGCCTGATTCAGTTGCTGGCGGAGGCGGCGGGCTTCTTCAGTCAGGCGCTCAGTTGTTGTTTTATTATTTGCCAGTTCTGCTTCGAGGCGGATGATTTTTCCCCGGAGTTGCTGTTCATTTTCCCAGAGCTGACGCAGCCGGTCGCGCTCCTGTTCTTCCTCCTGGCGGGAAGTAATAACTGTGGTTTCCTGCTGCCGGCTCTCAGTCTGCAGGTGCTGCAGTTCAGCCTCCTGTTTCCGCAGGGTGGAATTGGCGTTTTCCAGCTGGTTAAGTGCGGTGTTAAATATCTGTTGCAGTTCGTTGATTTCCTGTTCCAGCCGGGTCTTCTCCTTTTGCAGTTCCTCTGAGGTACGGTCAAGAAATTCAGATTCCTGCTGTTCCATCAGCAGTCTTGCCTGCAGTTCCGCCAGTGTCTGGCGGCGCTGATTTAATTCATTGAGTGCCTGCTCCCGTTCACTCTGGATGCCGACCAGCCGGGAATGAAGCTGACGGAGTTCTTCCTCCTGATGCCGGATCTGGAGGGTAAGTTCGGCAGCGGCGTCCTCAAGTTTCCGGATTTCCTGTTCGTTTGCGGCAAGCTGTTCGTTTAATTCCCGGTATGCCTGCTGGAGTTCCCGGAGTCGGAGCTGGCTTTCTTCCTGTTTGAGTCGCTGGTAGACCCGGAGCCGGGCGCTCTGGCGCTGGAGGCTGCGCACAATTCTTTCCCGTTCGGCAATGATATCCTCCAGCCGGGTTAAATCGGTCTGGGTAAGAGTTAATTTGCGCTGGCACTCTTCTTTGGAGTCGCGGAATTTGGCTAAAGTCGCCGCCTCTTCAAACATCTGACGGATGTTGCCGGCGATTATTTCGCGCATCTGGCGGAGATCAAAAATCGAGTAGGCTTTCGTGCCGATGCCGGTGGAGAGAAACAGGTCCTGAATGTCACGAAGCCGGCAGGGCTGGCGGTTCAGATAGTATTCACTCTCACCGGAGCGGAAATAACGGCGCCGGATTTCCACTTCCGAACCGAGTGCGGGCTGATCTTCGGTGGAGAGGATGAGGCGGACCTCGGCAAAGTTTACCGGCGGCAGCTGCGCGGTGCCGGCAAAAATCAGGTCTTCATTTTTTGCACAGCGGAGCACTGCGAACGACTGTTCGCCCAGCACCCAGCGCAGTGCATCGAGAACATTGGATTTGCCGCAACCATTCGGTCCGATGATACAGTTCATTCCTGGTGCAAAGCGGAGGGTTGTTTTTTCCTGGAAGGATTTGAATCCTAAGAGCTGAAGTTCCTTGATATACACTTAGCTTTAATGATATACCGCAGTTTACCTCGAGTCAACTATAAAAAACCGGGCTCAGTTTGAGCCCGGTTAGAATCAGGAGGTAGTTTTATCAGCGCAGAACCGCCGTCTTGTACCGGATGATATACCGACCGTCGTTCAGTTCGTAGAAGTAAAGACCATTTGGTACCAAGTGGTGGTGTTCGTCAGTGGTGTGCCAGACAGCGGAATGAACTCCAGCAGGCAGGTTGCCTTCAACCAGTGTGCCGACAAGTTTCCCGGAAGCTGAGAAGACTTTCAGAGTAATAGTGCGTGTTTCCGGCAGCGAAAAACGGATGGTCTGGTTCCGGTTTGCCGGATTGGGGGCTACCTGATTGAATTCCGGTCGCATTGTCGGCTTTTCCTCAGAGACAGCAGTGAGGTATGGTTCGATCCAGCTACGAATCACCGCCTCATTAAACCCTTCCATTGAGCCAACGACCACCCCGGCCGTGTCAATGACATAATTCAGCGGGATGTAGCCATTCATCCGGTATGCGGTCCAGCCGGCTCCGGCATCGCGGAAGAAGGGGTAGCTGTATGCGCGGGCATACACCTTTACCACATTTTCCATATCCTGCCAGAGATTGATTGCCAAAGGCAGATACCCCTGACTGCCGTATTCATCAAACATTGCTTGTATTCGCGGCAACTCCGCGAGACAGGATGGTCAGGTGGACTGCCAGAAGAAGAGTTGAATTACATGTCCACGGTATTCCGCCGGGATGGTGTGAGTCTGCCACGCGGTATCCGGGACGGAGATGTTGGGTGCCGGATCACCGGGCTGAGGCCATGCCCAGAGCAAAACCGGTGCTGTCAGCACCAATAACAGTATGAGTACCTTAAGCTTCACCAATATGACCTCCTTTTATAGTTATGATAACAAATCGTGGTATTGTGTCAATAAATGAGATTAGATTTTGAGTATTTCAGTGGGATCAACCGGCTTGCCAAATTTGCGGATTTCAAAGTGCAGGTGGGGTGCAGTTGCCTGTCCGGTCATACCGACCCGGCCGATTATTTGCCCGACCTTCACCGAATCGCCACGGTTCACCAGCCACTGGGCAAGGTGTCCATAGTAAGTTTCGTAGCCTTCGGCGTGCGCAAGCCCGATGAACCGCCCCAAGACACGGTCGGTTCCCCGGCTGATGACAATACCGTCAGCCGCAGCCCGGACCGGACTTTCCCGGGGGACTGCCAGGTCAACCGCAATGTGTTCGGGACTGGCACGTCTGGAGACAACATATCCGGAAACTGGTACAAGTATCGGAACCGGATATTTTCCCCAGGGTTGGTCAGAAATCCATTCCGGGAGAATAAATGAGTCGGGAGTCATGCCCTGCCAGTCTACGGGCGGCGGTGATAGTTCAACACCAAGCATCCGCGCAAGTTTTTCCCGCTCAATTTCCAGGTTTTCCAGTTTTTCCCGGAGCTGGGTTATTTTCTTGAATTCTGTTTCCAGTTTCCGGTTACGCTGGGTGAGATAGATCAGCTGATGGAACCGGTAGGCACCGGAGGCGACAATTCCAACTGCTGCCAGCACGAGCAAAACGGACAGACATAACAGGGCGAAAAGCAGCCGGGCGAGACCGAGCGAGATGCTGAAACGAAGTGAATTTGGTGTATAGTTGCCAAAAATGAATACGGTGATTTCTTTTTTAGCCACCGGATTCTTTCCGGATCAGTTGGCAGATACGAGTAAGGTCTTCGGAAGAGTGGAACATGATCGTGATTTTTCCCGCGGATTTGCCCGGCGGTGTAATCACGACCCGGGTGCCGAGGGTTTCCTGGAGACGCTGCTCAATTTCCGTCAGATGAATGTCCTTTTCCGTTTTTCTGGTTTCCCCCTTCGTTGTCGGAATTTTACCTTCACTGCAGAGTCGTTCCAGAGTTCGGACAGAAATGCCCTCAGCAATTACCTTTTCACACAGGTCCACCTGTTCACGCCGGCTGGTGAGCGTCAGGAGCGCGCGCGCATGACCCGGGGTAATCTGTCCCAAGCTTAGTGCTTCACGGACGCGGTAGGGGAGAGTGAGCAGCCGCAGGGCGTTGGTGATCGTCGAGCGGTCTTTGCCCACCCGGCGGGCGATTTCTTCGTGGGTGAGATTAAACTGTTCATGCAATGCCTTATAGGCAAGGGCTTCATCAATTGGATTCAGATCAGAGCGCTGTATGTTTTCGATCAGCGCCATTTCGAGCATCTCACGGTCGTCAACCGGGCGGATGATCGCCGGAATTGCAGTTAATCCGGCAATGCGGGCAGCACGCCAGCGCCGTTCCCCCATTACCAGCTCATACCCGTCGTGACGGCGACGGACAACAACGGGCTGAAGTACTCCCTTTTCCCGAATTGATGCTACCAGTTCCTGAAAATGCGGGTCATTTTCTGCTTCCTTGGTAATGCGGGGCTGATAGGGGTTGGGTCGGATTTCATCAATGGGGATCGGGCGGGATTCTGTAGCCAGAGCCTCCTGAGTTTTTTCCGGGATGATAGCGCGCAGCCCTTTGCCTAATGCCTTACGGTTCATCGGTTTTTACTCCTGATGGATGTCGGGACAATATTTCATTTACGAGTGCCAGATATGCCTGAGCGCCGGCCGACTGTCCGTCGTAGGCAAAGATCGGCTTGCCGAAACTGGGGGCTTCGGCAAGCCGGATACTGCGGGGGATGACGGTTGAAAACACCTGTTCTCTGAAGAATTCGCGCACCTCATTTTCCACCTGCTGGCAGAGGTTGAGCCGGCTGGAGAACATCGTAAGCAGTACACCTTCGATTTCCAGCGTCGGGTTAAGTGTTGAACGGATGAGGTTGACTGTTTCCAGAAGTCGGGACATTCCCTCCAAGGCGTAATATTCTGCTTGTACGGGAATAAGCACGCTGTTGGCGGCGGTGAGACTGTTGATTGTCAGCAGAAGCAATGATGGCGGACAGTCAATGATGATGAATGAATATTTCGGTTCAATCAGGTTGAGCGCACGGCTGAGCCGGAATTCCCGCTGAGGGGCTTCTACCAGTTCCACTTCGGCTCCGGCGAGGTTGAGCGTGGCGGGCAGCAGGTCCATTTTATTAAAGCAGTTTCTGATGATTGCGTCATCAACACGCTGAGTTTCGAGCAGAACTTCGTATACAGAGACAGCGAGATTGCTGCGGTCAATTCCGAGTCCGACGGTGGCATGTGCCTGTGGGTCCATATCCACCAGGAGCACATTATAGTCCCGGAGTGCCAACCCGGCAGCGAGGTTGATTGCGGTTGTCGTTTTTCCCACTCCGCCTTTCTGATTACAGACGGCGATTCTGCGTGCCATTATTCACTAATTTAATCCCTTAAATTTCAGTGTCAAACAGGGCTGAAAATATGTTTCACCTTCTCACGATGACAAGCTTCCGAGTTGTAGTTGTAGATGATGTTCTGTCAATGTGCAAGATGTAAATTCCGGGATTTAAAGTGAAAGCCGGAAAGGGGATCGTGCCACTGCTGGTGATTGCCGAGTGAGTAGTCATAACTTTTCTTCCCGCCGGATCATAAATTTCAATACATGCATTTTTCAACAATTGGGAGCCGAGGAGATTGGACAATTCAGGTGAACTGAGGCAGGATGGTAAGATGACTTCAACATGCAATCGTTGAGGACGGGGAAGACTGTCCGGTTTGTCCTGTGCTATGATGGCAGGATATTGAACCTGCTGGTTTGCTACATAGCGCCATAATTCCAGAGTTTTATTTCCTTTCAGCGCAAAGAATGTACCGCCTCCGAAGTGAGTGATATCACCACCGCGGTTGACGCGCTTTTTTTTGCCCGTGGAGCCGAACTGCGGTAGCGTATCAAGTTCAGACCAGCTGCGGGTAAGAGGATCGAATTTCCAGAATTCGCAGGTGTTTCCACCTTTCAGAGCATAGATGTTGCCGTCATAAAAAACGGCACTGCCGCCATCTCGTGATTTTTTATTTTTTCCAGTTTGTCCGCTGGAAACCGGAATTCCGGGGAGTGGAGTGGAGCTCCATTGGTGGGTTGAGAGATCAAATGTCCATAATTCGTGATACTTTGCCTTATGGGCATAAATCGTGGTTCTTTGATCATATACGAGCCAAGATCCTTGTCCCCATCTCGGTTTGACCCCGGCAGGAGCATCGGGCATGCGCTGCCAATCTGGAGCAGTAATATTAAAGCGGTAGAATTCCTGGCTCCCGCCTTTCAGGAGGTAAACATATCCGGTATCGTTTTCGGTCACATACACCAGATCAGTACCCCCCTTTACCTTTTTACCATCCGGTCCTTGAGGGATATCCGGCAGCTGGCGCCAGCTGTTAGCGGGAATTTCGTAACACCAGAATTCAAATGTGCCGTTGCCTTTTGCCATAAAAATTACTTGGTTACTGCCGACCGCTGAAGTCCCCTTTTTAGGAAACCGGCGTGCGGGTCCTTCTGGAATGGGCATCAGCATTGTCCATGAATCACGAATCGGATCGTAGGCATAAAAATCACCGGTTTTGTTTCCTTTGGCAGCATATATCATTCCGTATTCGCCAGCACTGGCAAGCCAGCCTCCATCGCTGACCGGACTGCCGGAGGGCGCGGCAGGCATTGATAGCACTTCCTGCCATCCATTATTCCAGAGCGGAGTAACGATAAAATTGGCGGACCGGCAGTTGTTTGCGGATACTTGATCATACGGGTAATAAGTACTGCAGCGAACAACATATGTGCCGCTGGAGCTCAAAGTGCAGGGTCTAAAAATTACTGATGGTTCTGAATCTCCAGGAGCCATGGTGATATCCTGCCGGTCAATGTAAATACGCGTGCCGGCAGAGGATTCGATTATCAGCCATGCTTGGAAAGTTGCATTCACATTGCCGTAATTTTGCCAGCATGCAGCTGGGGTAATAACAGTGCCTGGCGTATAGCTTCCGCTCGGGACAAGGATTTTTGCCACCCCGACATCCCGGACACGGATAAAAAAGTTTACTGAGCATCGATCGTTTTCTGGATGCTGGTCCTGTGCCAGCCCGGTAGAGCAGGTCACTTGCCAGCTTCCCCGTTGCTGAGCGGTAAAACGAGGAAAGACAATTTCGTAATCAGTGTTGGGCTGATGGAACTGCACAGTTTCGCTGCGGGCGTATTCTGAGCCGATGCGCATAAAAACCGGGTAAGTTTCAATTCGGCTGCCATGATTAAACAGTTTTACCACCGGATAGACTGCCGTACCCGAATCAACCGTTCCTGCCGGGACCAGAATCGAGATACAACTTACATCTCTTGAGACTACTTCACAGGAGCCAATATAAGGAAGGATGTTTTTCCCACTAACCACGATCTGCAGTCTGCCCGGGGATTGCGGGTGGATTGGGAATGTTACCTGTCCCATGCCATCTGTTTGTCCATATGCATAGATTAATGTGTCCATTGATATGCATACCTGGGCGCCGGGGAAAGGAGTCCCGTCCACTTTGACCGTAATGGTAAAATTCTGTTGTGTCATCGGTACAACTGTATCATGGATGACATCAGGTTTCAGCGGTGCATCGATCCAGACATTGAGCTCCGGGTCACCCAAGAGATTCCACTCAAGGTAGCGAATGCTGTCGCCGTAGATTGAATCGACCCAATGGCGGCCTCTCAGAGCAGCGGAGCCGAGACGGTATTCTCCTTCTTCATAAAGGGCGTGGAAGAATCCCCGGTAACAGGCGCTGCGATAACGCGAAAGATGGGTGCCACTCCGGGTAGTGCCGAAGAAGGCAATTGCTCCTCCCAGCGCTGAGGGTGAGCCGGCGCGAACAAACTGATCCCCGTACATGGTTTCCCCGGGAGAAAGGGTAATAGTGGCGCAGGTGGCGCTGACGACGACCGGCATTTTGATGCCATTCTGCCAGCTTGCCGGTGTGACGGCATTGAAAGGTGAGTACCAACTGCCAACACCATTGCCGCGATAGGTAATGAAAATTCTGCCATCACTGCCTGCATAATTAACCTGCCGGCTGGAATCTCCGTACAGGTTACAGAGACTTTCAGCCAGCAGAAAATTTCGTTCCTGCCAGTATGCCCGCAGGATCTGAGCATCTTTTTGATAGTAGGAATCGGGCGGAACGTCTTCGCGGACGACGGTCGTCCCTTTACGGAACCACAGTGTATCAATGCCGGCAGGGGGATTTTCATACGCCAGAACCTTGGCGACGAAAGTGCTGCATTCTCTCGGATTGTGAGCGGGAAATCTGCCTACCGGGATTTCAATTCTGAAGTCACCGGTCATATTACCGTAATAGTTGTCATTGTTGTTAGTGAAACTGGGAATGTATTCAGGAGAACCCAGCAGGAGAATATACTCGGGAGGAATGTCCCAGTAATTCCAGGCATAACGGATATAGGAATGAATCTGACTGGTATCTGTTCCGGTTTCTGAGGTAGTAACTATTTTTGCCAGCATACCTTTGGCAGTTTTCCAACGGGCAAGCGGTTCGGCAAAGGAAGCAAATGCATCGGGAGTGATGATGAGATACCTTGCACCGGTTGCAGCAGTACTTGCCGAGTACAGGATTAAGATAATAAAGAATATGCATTTTTTAGTTCTCACAGCGCCTCCTAAAATTTATTTTAGACGATGTAACACAGATAGAATACATCAAGAACCCGAGTTGTCAAACCGCTGGCAAGAAACTGGGTACTGGGTAAATCAGTTTTACCAGCAGTATTTCAGTTCAATCGAGGATGACAGGGCAGCGAGGTTGTCAATTGCTTCTTGGTGCCACTCCGGGGTAATGTTGAGCATTGTTTCTAGAGTGAGTTCCTGCTGATGAATGCTCAGAATTTTCCAGCTGCCGGTGAGGGTAAATTCGTTGAACCGGTAACCAGACTGAAAAGCCGAGTCCGCTAGCAGATAACGGCGGGTTCCGAAACGGTCATCCAGCGACAACCAGATACGGGTTGAGCGGGGGAGTTCAACTCCGAGTGACAGAGAGATTTCTTGGTAATCCTGACTGCTTATTTGGTTCAATGAACGAAGATTTTCCATCTGGGGCGTTATCCGAAAAGCAAAGGCACTCCCGGGCTGAATTTCAAGTTCCAGTTCCAGCCGGTTGGTAAGCTGGTTCTGATAAACGGCGGTTGTCTCATCAAACCAGAGGAACCGGATGTTTTCCCGCAGGCTTATTCCCAGCAAAGAGCCGAAATTCCGATTGATGAAGAGAGAGGGGTTCAAGTCGGCATAGCTGCGGTTTTTTGCCGGGTAGATGCGCCGACTGAAGGTGTTGTCAAGTTGCAGGGTCCAGTTGTGAAGAAAGTAACTGTTTCCATTTAAATACAGAATATACTCAGTATAGTTATGCCGGGGTTGAGTTTGAGCCCAGAGCCGGTGGAGCTTTGATTCCCAGGTGAGTGTCAGGTAATCGCCGAATTGAATATCAAGGTTAAGCTTTGTCCGGTTAAGATAGTAATTATAAAAGGCACTGTCGGGAGAAAAGTAGCGTTGATGTTCAATTTCATTTCCGCCCGTGAGGGTAAAATCTTTATTAAGTTCGTAGTCAAGATCAAGCTTGAGCAGGGTATTAACATAGGATTTATTCCAGACGGAATCCTGAAACAGGGGTAGATAATTATGATAGTAGGAGAGCTCATTTTCCATCGCACCATTGAAGGTCAGAGAGGAATTCAACGGGATTGAGAAACGAAAATTTAACCAGTCAGTCAAGTCTGTGTTGGAAAACTGCAGAGTATTTTTACTCTGGATTGTGTAATCAATACGTTCGTGATTCAGATATACGGTCCAGAAGGAACGAAGTTCGGTGCTGGGCACAATAGTATCACGGGTGATCGTATCGGCAACAGAGTAGCGCAGATTGGAGTAATACCCGCCCACACCAGCATCACTGCGGATGGTAACCCCCCAAATTAGAAAAATCAGGTTCATCCGGTATCAGGAGGAAATTTCCGGTATCAGGCAGAACATCAGTTTTTACCGGCAGGCGGTTCAGCGAGATTGAGAAGCTCAACGATCCGGTAGAGCATCTGGCGCGCCTGATTGGTCTGCTCGAGGGCAGCATTGAGGTCTCTCTGGCGGTACAACTCCCGGGCGGCATTTTGTTGTTTTATTGCCAAGTTCAACATTTCTTTTATTCTGGCATCCTGCTGCTGGTTAACTCTTTCCTCCCATTGAACAATCAGATGTTCAGTTTCTTCCAGGGCCGAACTGACAAGCGTGCTGTCGGGCGTTTGAGTTACCAGTTGCCAGGCACGCATCGCCAGTTCCCGGGCGGCAAAGGTTAATTTTACGGTCACAAGATACATCCGCGAACGGAAGCGGTTTTTCGCCTGCACCTGCCATTCTCCAGCGCGGGAGAACATTTCCTGTGCCCGGAAATTATGACTGGCAGCAACTGGTCCGCTGATGCGCTGAAGAATTAAATCAGTGCGGTTCAATTCACTCTGAATTTTTTCCCAGGATTGAAACCGCCCCAATTTTCCCATTATTTCATAGATATGGTTCCGGGCTGCCATGGTGAAACGGAGTGCCCAGCGCCAGCGTCGCGTGTGGAGGTAGTTCAGGGCGGCGTTCTGTTCGGTCTGGACTGTTTTCCACAGATCCGCGATTTGCGGGTCGTCAATTCGTGTAATCTGGGGTCGGAGCTGACTCATCAGTTCGTTTGTGCGTTCAATTTCGGCTGCTATCCGTTGAGGATCAACGGTAATCAGTTCCATTGCCTCGCGGGCGCGCTGGCGGGCAGCGAGTGTCCGGCTGTAGGACCACCGGTAGCGTCTCCGGCGATAGCCGTCCCAGGCGGTTTGCTGGATCACAATTGCCTGATTGAGGAGTAACTGAGCTTCAGAATTGTTTGATGGTTCAACTATAGTTCCTGCCTGTCGGATGATGTCGTCAGTGCGCTCCAGTTCCTGCCGAACTTTGTCCGGATGCTGGGCGTAAACGATACCGGCGATTCCCAGCATCAGGATTGGTATAAGCAATGAATAATTTTTCCGCATACGCTTTTAGTATAAGCAATTTTTATGCCAGTCCTGGTTGTTTCATTATAGAGAAGCATGTTCCTCAGCGGTAAGGTGTGTACCGGACGGAATTGAACATATCTGTTCCATACCGGTCACCCCGGGAAATTCTCGTCTATATTATACTTCGCAATTTTCGTATACAGCATCCTGCGTGTTATGCCAAGGATTTTGGCGGCTTTGGATTTATTTCCTCCCGCCTGCCTTAATGCCTCTTCTACGAGTCTTTTTTCCAGTTCCGGAAGGGAACGGGGTCTGTCAGTTTCTGGGTTTTCAGCGGTGATTCTTTCCGGAAACTGGATGTGTTGAGGTTTTATTTCGCCTCCGGCAGCAAGGATTAGCGCCCGTTCCAGAACATTTTCCAGTTCGCGAACATTACCGGGCCAGTCCCATTTGGAAAGCAAATCGATGACATCTTTGCTTAATTCGCGGTGGTAGCCGAGACGATTGAGAATATGATTGCAGAGCAGAGGTATATCCTCCTTGTGGTCACGGAGGGGAGGGATGTGGATTGGGAAGACCGCCAGCCGGTAATAGAGGTCCTCACGGAACTTACCCTGACTGACCAGCTGACTCAGATTGCGGTTGGTGGCGGCGATAATTCGAGCATTCACAGTGACAAGTTGATTACTCCCCAGGGGGATGAAACTCCGATCCTGGAGAAAACGCAGTAATTTTACCTGCATGGAGGATGTCAGTTCTCCAATTTCGTCAAGAAAAAGAGTGCCGCCATCGGCCTGTTCCAAGCGCCCCCGTTTTTTACCCGAGGCTCCGGTAAATGCACCTTTTTCATATCCGAAAAGCTCGGATTCCAGCAGCGTTTCCGGTAATGCGGCAGCGTGAACTGTAATGAATGGATTCTGTGCCCGCAGGCTAGCATTATGGATCAGGCGGGCTACCAGTTCCTTTCCAGTGCCACTTTCGCCGGTGATCAGGACC is a window from the candidate division WOR-3 bacterium genome containing:
- a CDS encoding C25 family cysteine peptidase, with protein sequence MRTKKCIFFIILILYSASTAATGARYLIITPDAFASFAEPLARWKTAKGMLAKIVTTSETGTDTSQIHSYIRYAWNYWDIPPEYILLLGSPEYIPSFTNNNDNYYGNMTGDFRIEIPVGRFPAHNPRECSTFVAKVLAYENPPAGIDTLWFRKGTTVVREDVPPDSYYQKDAQILRAYWQERNFLLAESLCNLYGDSSRQVNYAGSDGRIFITYRGNGVGSWYSPFNAVTPASWQNGIKMPVVVSATCATITLSPGETMYGDQFVRAGSPSALGGAIAFFGTTRSGTHLSRYRSACYRGFFHALYEEGEYRLGSAALRGRHWVDSIYGDSIRYLEWNLLGDPELNVWIDAPLKPDVIHDTVVPMTQQNFTITVKVDGTPFPGAQVCISMDTLIYAYGQTDGMGQVTFPIHPQSPGRLQIVVSGKNILPYIGSCEVVSRDVSCISILVPAGTVDSGTAVYPVVKLFNHGSRIETYPVFMRIGSEYARSETVQFHQPNTDYEIVFPRFTAQQRGSWQVTCSTGLAQDQHPENDRCSVNFFIRVRDVGVAKILVPSGSYTPGTVITPAACWQNYGNVNATFQAWLIIESSAGTRIYIDRQDITMAPGDSEPSVIFRPCTLSSSGTYVVRCSTYYPYDQVSANNCRSANFIVTPLWNNGWQEVLSMPAAPSGSPVSDGGWLASAGEYGMIYAAKGNKTGDFYAYDPIRDSWTMLMPIPEGPARRFPKKGTSAVGSNQVIFMAKGNGTFEFWCYEIPANSWRQLPDIPQGPDGKKVKGGTDLVYVTENDTGYVYLLKGGSQEFYRFNITAPDWQRMPDAPAGVKPRWGQGSWLVYDQRTTIYAHKAKYHELWTFDLSTHQWSSTPLPGIPVSSGQTGKNKKSRDGGSAVFYDGNIYALKGGNTCEFWKFDPLTRSWSELDTLPQFGSTGKKKRVNRGGDITHFGGGTFFALKGNKTLELWRYVANQQVQYPAIIAQDKPDSLPRPQRLHVEVILPSCLSSPELSNLLGSQLLKNACIEIYDPAGRKVMTTHSAITSSGTIPFPAFTLNPGIYILHIDRTSSTTTTRKLVIVRR
- a CDS encoding sigma-54 dependent transcriptional regulator, whose protein sequence is MRILLVDDEAAYCELTASNLRSAGYAVDTVTSGATALELLNKNTYEVVITDLKMTPVDGLAVMSTAKKINPDTEVIIVTGFGTIATAVEAMRQGAFDFVTKPVSVDHLLVLLEKIKQAHRTRLENRILKQELKSTNRYSDLVGSSPAIKKLLTMIQKVAASDTTVLITGESGTGKELVARLIHNASLRAQNPFITVHAAALPETLLESELFGYEKGAFTGASGKKRGRLEQADGGTLFLDEIGELTSSMQVKLLRFLQDRSFIPLGSNQLVTVNARIIAATNRNLSQLVSQGKFREDLYYRLAVFPIHIPPLRDHKEDIPLLCNHILNRLGYHRELSKDVIDLLSKWDWPGNVRELENVLERALILAAGGEIKPQHIQFPERITAENPETDRPRSLPELEKRLVEEALRQAGGNKSKAAKILGITRRMLYTKIAKYNIDENFPG